One genomic region from Fictibacillus marinisediminis encodes:
- a CDS encoding MotE family protein yields the protein MERKEKTNRFSWILLVIVVPAIFVIVILALILLFMGVNIGDKAKEIGSGIPVVSSLIDKGDSSVNPADLNAQSEAYWKKKVSDRDRMIKLLQRDVDKKETEAEGLKSDLAAAQKQSESGIAQSSSETQNTSNTGAGSAQQNPDKKKIAAWYNTMSPKNSADILSKMKSKDAAEILQTLDDEVTGNILAKMDPSKAAELTLMLKTK from the coding sequence TTGGAAAGAAAAGAAAAAACAAACCGGTTCTCCTGGATCCTGCTCGTCATCGTAGTGCCCGCGATATTTGTTATCGTCATCCTGGCACTGATTCTCTTGTTCATGGGTGTAAATATCGGTGATAAAGCGAAAGAGATCGGCAGCGGCATCCCTGTTGTGTCATCTCTCATCGATAAAGGTGACAGCTCCGTAAACCCAGCTGATCTGAACGCACAATCGGAGGCGTACTGGAAAAAGAAGGTGAGCGACCGCGACCGAATGATCAAGCTTCTGCAGCGAGATGTTGATAAGAAAGAAACCGAGGCAGAGGGCCTGAAATCAGATCTTGCTGCCGCACAAAAGCAATCGGAATCAGGAATTGCACAAAGTTCGAGCGAGACACAGAACACAAGCAATACAGGGGCAGGTTCTGCACAGCAGAATCCGGATAAAAAGAAAATAGCGGCATGGTATAACACGATGTCACCAAAAAATTCAGCTGATATCCTCTCTAAAATGAAGAGTAAAGATGCAGCGGAAATCTTGCAGACGCTTGATGACGAAGTGACAGGAAACATTCTTGCGAAAATGGACCCTTCCAAGGCTGCTGAACTTACTCTCATGCTGAAAACAAAGTAA
- a CDS encoding flagellar hook-length control protein FliK, which yields MNLPIALLGNRAAIHQPGTQQPGKKMEASPFSMNLAQSERALQALASAVPHKQEKVSLESLLKTILQALDKEDQPLQKGDLVLPDVQALLAKLPSDLVHQIEQLFQSGTSAAEMIKSESPPEVKAITILIHQFSKETQNTDPIKTSDPVKFGIPEIKKSIELLFPILRDYKEVKSAKAILIGLIEQLHKQEPKNDGKPFKSLDPQTFFDKMERVVLKKELPVMPFQWNSTATKQTDRPVSSVAQTPAYMPPLEQFVLHAPKSGSSEAAQRQFVKEFQNIILSGKFAASSNGTAKLNIRLTPEHLGTLNIELISKNGELSARILTSSVGAKEMMESQIHVLKNALHGNSIQLDRIVVLEQPQEQKFQQQDTNSQPHQQHQHQQQDDGVQDELFSDLLDELESGE from the coding sequence GTGAATTTACCCATTGCTTTACTAGGAAATCGAGCTGCTATACATCAGCCTGGTACTCAACAACCTGGAAAAAAGATGGAGGCTTCTCCGTTTTCTATGAATCTTGCACAGTCGGAAAGGGCGCTGCAAGCTTTAGCATCAGCTGTTCCGCATAAGCAGGAGAAGGTATCGTTAGAGAGTTTGCTTAAAACCATTCTTCAAGCACTGGACAAAGAGGATCAGCCTCTTCAGAAAGGGGACCTGGTTTTACCGGACGTACAGGCTTTATTAGCGAAGCTGCCTTCGGACCTCGTACATCAAATCGAGCAGCTCTTCCAAAGCGGAACGAGTGCTGCAGAAATGATTAAGAGCGAATCTCCGCCTGAAGTAAAAGCTATCACGATACTGATTCATCAGTTCAGCAAAGAAACACAGAATACAGATCCAATCAAAACAAGTGACCCTGTTAAATTTGGAATACCTGAAATTAAAAAAAGCATTGAGCTTCTGTTCCCGATTTTACGAGACTATAAGGAAGTAAAGTCAGCAAAAGCTATTTTAATAGGGCTCATAGAACAACTGCATAAACAGGAGCCGAAAAATGATGGCAAACCGTTTAAGTCGCTGGATCCTCAAACCTTTTTCGATAAAATGGAACGAGTTGTTCTGAAAAAAGAACTGCCCGTTATGCCGTTTCAATGGAACAGTACGGCAACTAAACAAACTGACCGACCAGTTTCTTCAGTTGCTCAGACGCCTGCCTATATGCCGCCCCTGGAACAATTTGTTCTGCACGCGCCTAAATCAGGAAGCAGTGAGGCAGCTCAGCGGCAATTTGTAAAAGAGTTTCAAAACATTATTTTGTCAGGGAAGTTTGCAGCTTCTTCAAACGGTACGGCCAAGCTGAACATCAGGCTGACTCCAGAGCATTTAGGCACACTGAACATTGAGCTCATCTCAAAGAATGGTGAGCTGTCAGCCAGAATTCTTACGAGCAGTGTCGGTGCAAAAGAAATGATGGAATCCCAGATTCATGTGTTAAAGAACGCGTTGCATGGAAACAGCATTCAGCTGGACCGGATCGTTGTCCTGGAACAGCCACAGGAACAAAAATTTCAGCAGCAGGATACGAATTCGCAGCCTCATCAGCAGCATCAGCATCAGCAGCAGGATGACGGTGTACAGGATGAACTGTTCAGTGACCTGTTGGATGAATTAGAGAGCGGGGAATAA
- the flgD gene encoding flagellar hook assembly protein FlgD encodes MASSISNDLYLSNLQKKERQTGSNILGKDDFMKILMTQLQNQDPSSPMEDKEFISQMATFSSLEQMTNMSSSFDKFIAQQYDNLFIQQSSLIGKNVTYLQETQDESGAVKTESKESKVKAVLFENKEAKFQLADGNVIGSNSITQVSNEDVQASK; translated from the coding sequence ATGGCATCATCAATCAGCAATGATCTTTACCTGTCAAATCTTCAAAAAAAAGAGCGCCAAACGGGTTCGAACATTTTGGGGAAAGACGATTTCATGAAAATATTGATGACGCAGCTGCAGAACCAGGATCCTTCGAGCCCTATGGAAGATAAAGAGTTTATCTCGCAGATGGCGACCTTTTCTTCTCTTGAGCAGATGACCAATATGAGCAGCAGCTTCGATAAATTTATCGCTCAGCAGTATGACAATCTTTTCATCCAGCAGAGCAGTTTAATCGGTAAGAACGTTACGTATCTACAAGAAACACAGGATGAGTCAGGGGCGGTAAAAACAGAATCAAAAGAAAGTAAGGTAAAAGCCGTCTTGTTTGAAAACAAAGAAGCTAAATTCCAGCTGGCCGACGGAAACGTAATCGGAAGTAATTCGATCACCCAAGTCTCGAATGAAGATGTACAGGCCAGTAAATAA
- the flgG gene encoding flagellar basal body rod protein FlgG: protein MLRSMYSGISGMKNFQAKLDVIGNNIANVNTYGFKKGRTTFKDLVSQQISGAGAPGTNIGGTNPKQIGLGSQMAAIDTIDTQGSLQTTGRALDLGISGDGYFVVVNGNGDKFLTRAGNFYLDANGSIVNSDGFKLLDSAGTALKIPTDASSFSIGADGSITVVGGAGTNNPTNPIALAKIPNPAGLEKAGSNLYRVTKNSGNDTVALSKPGDSTKGVGSLVSGALEMSNVDLSEEFTEMIVAQRGFQANTKIITTSDEILQELVNLKR from the coding sequence ATGCTACGTTCAATGTATTCAGGAATCAGCGGAATGAAAAACTTTCAAGCCAAACTAGATGTGATCGGCAACAATATTGCCAACGTTAATACATATGGCTTCAAAAAAGGCCGGACGACGTTCAAAGATCTTGTAAGCCAGCAGATTTCAGGAGCGGGTGCTCCGGGGACTAATATAGGTGGCACCAATCCAAAACAAATAGGATTGGGTTCGCAAATGGCAGCGATTGATACTATTGATACTCAAGGAAGCTTACAAACCACAGGTCGAGCTTTAGACCTCGGAATATCTGGAGATGGGTATTTTGTGGTGGTAAATGGAAATGGAGATAAATTTTTAACAAGAGCGGGAAATTTTTATCTTGATGCAAATGGAAGCATAGTAAACTCAGATGGATTTAAACTTCTCGACTCCGCGGGTACAGCTCTAAAAATTCCTACTGATGCTAGCAGTTTTAGTATTGGAGCAGATGGTTCTATAACAGTAGTCGGAGGAGCGGGTACTAATAATCCGACTAATCCAATTGCGCTTGCAAAGATACCAAACCCAGCAGGATTAGAAAAAGCTGGATCTAACTTATATCGAGTTACAAAAAACTCTGGTAATGACACTGTTGCATTAAGTAAGCCTGGTGATTCGACAAAAGGTGTTGGGTCATTAGTATCTGGTGCTCTTGAAATGTCCAACGTTGACTTGTCTGAAGAGTTCACGGAGATGATTGTGGCTCAAAGGGGTTTCCAGGCAAATACAAAGATTATAACAACATCGGATGAGATCTTACAGGAGTTAGTCAATCTCAAACGATAA
- a CDS encoding flagellar FlbD family protein — protein MIMLTKLNGETFTLNAVFIEQIQSFPDTTITLTSGKKFVVKESETEVAEKAVSFYQKISPFHLQGLKKEDL, from the coding sequence ATGATTATGTTAACTAAATTAAACGGAGAGACATTTACTTTAAACGCTGTCTTTATTGAACAAATCCAGTCTTTTCCTGATACGACCATTACACTGACTTCTGGAAAAAAGTTTGTGGTGAAAGAATCAGAAACTGAGGTCGCAGAAAAAGCCGTCTCCTTTTACCAGAAGATTTCTCCGTTTCACCTTCAGGGGTTGAAGAAGGAGGATTTGTAA
- the fliL gene encoding flagellar basal body-associated protein FliL, whose amino-acid sequence MEQEVKKSKGKPILIAMLAALVIMGGIGYYVFFQMPSKTEAVAEPSAEELDKVTVETEEITTNLADQSFIKIKFRIQADNEDAKAELEKRLFQVNNIIIYELSGMKAVDLQGQKGINHLEGILKGKVSKLMQEGKIKRVYTIEKIIQ is encoded by the coding sequence ATGGAACAAGAAGTTAAAAAGTCTAAGGGCAAACCCATTCTTATCGCCATGCTGGCCGCTTTGGTCATCATGGGGGGTATCGGCTATTATGTTTTCTTCCAGATGCCATCAAAAACAGAAGCGGTTGCCGAACCTTCAGCTGAAGAATTGGATAAGGTAACAGTTGAGACGGAAGAGATCACGACGAATCTGGCTGACCAATCCTTCATCAAGATTAAGTTCAGAATTCAGGCTGACAATGAAGATGCAAAAGCTGAGCTGGAAAAAAGGCTGTTCCAAGTAAACAACATTATTATCTATGAACTGTCTGGAATGAAAGCCGTTGACCTTCAGGGCCAAAAAGGGATCAACCATCTTGAAGGGATCTTGAAGGGCAAGGTTAGCAAACTGATGCAGGAAGGCAAGATTAAAAGAGTTTATACGATTGAAAAGATTATTCAATAG
- the fliM gene encoding flagellar motor switch protein FliM, producing the protein MLAEVLSQNEIDALLSAISTGEMDAEELKREEKEQKVRTYDFKRALRFSKDQIRSITRVHENFARLLTTYFSAQLRTYVQISVASVDQLPYEEFIRSIPRMTILNIFEAYPLEGRLLVEVNPNIAYSMLDRLMGGYGASMNKVDSLTEIETKIISQLFERALANYKEAWNNVMEIDPVVLDFEVNPQFLQMVSPNETVVVISLTTTIGETSGMMNVCLPHVVLEPIIPKLSVHYWMQNNQKASMPEEAALIEQKIRQTPLPMVVELGSANMKVEEFLQLDAGDIIQLNKGIHEPLDVFVENNKKFLAQPGKSKKRMAVQIIEQLEGEE; encoded by the coding sequence CTGTTGGCGGAAGTACTTTCCCAGAATGAGATTGACGCGCTGCTTTCTGCAATTTCCACAGGTGAAATGGATGCGGAAGAGCTGAAAAGAGAAGAGAAAGAACAAAAAGTCAGAACGTATGATTTTAAACGGGCACTGCGCTTTTCGAAAGATCAGATTAGAAGCATCACAAGGGTTCATGAAAACTTTGCCCGGCTGCTGACCACATATTTCTCAGCTCAGCTCAGAACCTATGTGCAAATATCAGTGGCGTCAGTCGACCAGCTGCCTTATGAAGAATTTATACGCTCCATTCCGCGGATGACAATCTTAAATATTTTTGAAGCCTATCCGCTCGAGGGCAGGCTGCTCGTTGAGGTCAACCCCAACATCGCTTATTCGATGCTTGACAGGCTTATGGGCGGCTACGGGGCAAGCATGAACAAGGTAGACAGCCTGACAGAAATAGAAACGAAGATCATCTCTCAGCTTTTTGAACGTGCATTGGCGAATTACAAGGAAGCCTGGAACAATGTGATGGAAATTGATCCCGTTGTACTGGATTTTGAAGTGAATCCTCAGTTCCTGCAGATGGTCTCGCCTAATGAAACGGTTGTTGTCATCTCGTTGACAACAACGATCGGCGAAACGAGCGGGATGATGAACGTCTGTCTTCCTCATGTCGTATTGGAGCCGATCATACCGAAGCTTTCTGTTCATTACTGGATGCAGAACAATCAAAAAGCCAGCATGCCGGAAGAGGCTGCACTGATCGAACAGAAAATCAGGCAGACACCGCTGCCGATGGTTGTAGAACTTGGTTCTGCAAATATGAAGGTGGAGGAGTTCTTACAGCTTGACGCAGGTGACATCATCCAGTTAAACAAAGGAATCCATGAACCATTGGACGTTTTTGTGGAAAACAACAAGAAATTCTTAGCACAGCCCGGTAAATCGAAAAAACGGATGGCTGTGCAGATCATAGAGCAATTAGAGGGGGAAGAGTGA
- the fliY gene encoding flagellar motor switch phosphatase FliY, with translation MVGGNMLSQDEIDALLNGGDSSSEDDVSIEDYLSLMEQDALGEIGNISFGSASTALSTLLNQKVQITTPAVSIVSKEKLKDEFPIPHVAVQVEYVEGIQGANLLVIKTSDAQIIADLMLGGDGTNPSPDFGELQLSAVGEAMNQMMGSASTSLSTIFNKRVDISPPTIDFLDVDSPAPVISNEDILIKVSFRLKVGDLIDSNIMQLVHTDFAQNLVKELMNPEPMTAGPSDISENVPVAHPGMEEQVSIHIEQPVANEVPRAEQAVEPAPQQRTVSVQPAIFSDFEDSGSTFTETKNLDMLLDIPLQVTVELGRTKKSIKDILELSPGSILELDKLAGEPVDILVNQKLIAKGEVVVIDENFGVRVTEIVSRRDRLQNLR, from the coding sequence ATGGTAGGCGGAAATATGCTCTCACAAGATGAAATTGATGCATTGCTGAACGGAGGAGACTCTTCTTCAGAAGATGATGTCTCGATTGAAGATTACCTGAGTCTAATGGAACAGGATGCGCTAGGAGAGATCGGAAATATATCTTTTGGCAGTGCCTCAACAGCGCTTTCAACCTTGCTGAACCAGAAAGTGCAGATTACAACTCCGGCTGTTTCGATTGTATCGAAAGAAAAATTAAAGGATGAATTCCCGATTCCGCACGTGGCAGTACAGGTGGAATATGTGGAAGGCATTCAGGGAGCAAACCTCCTTGTGATCAAGACTTCTGATGCTCAGATCATCGCAGACCTCATGCTTGGTGGAGACGGAACAAATCCTTCACCTGACTTTGGGGAGCTGCAGCTCAGTGCGGTGGGTGAAGCGATGAATCAGATGATGGGATCGGCTTCCACGTCGCTTTCTACAATTTTTAATAAGCGGGTGGATATTTCGCCGCCTACAATTGACTTTTTAGACGTTGATTCTCCGGCCCCTGTCATTTCGAATGAAGACATTCTTATAAAAGTTTCGTTCCGCCTGAAAGTAGGTGACCTCATCGACTCGAATATTATGCAGCTTGTACATACAGATTTTGCACAAAATCTAGTAAAAGAGCTCATGAATCCAGAGCCGATGACAGCTGGTCCGTCTGATATTTCGGAGAATGTTCCGGTGGCGCATCCAGGAATGGAAGAGCAAGTTTCTATCCATATTGAGCAGCCTGTGGCCAACGAAGTTCCAAGAGCAGAGCAGGCTGTTGAACCAGCACCTCAGCAAAGAACTGTTTCCGTACAGCCGGCCATCTTTTCTGACTTTGAAGACAGCGGCAGTACGTTCACAGAAACGAAAAACCTTGATATGCTGCTGGACATCCCGCTTCAGGTAACAGTCGAGCTGGGAAGAACGAAGAAAAGCATAAAGGATATTCTGGAATTATCACCAGGTTCTATTTTGGAATTGGACAAGCTTGCAGGAGAACCGGTTGATATTCTTGTGAATCAGAAGCTGATCGCCAAGGGTGAAGTGGTCGTCATTGATGAAAACTTCGGGGTGAGAGTGACCGAAATCGTAAGCAGAAGAGACAGACTTCAAAATTTAAGGTAA